The DNA sequence TCCATGACTTTGAAGCCATTGGCATTGCCGCAGGAGTTTTTTGGCATTCGGACTACCATCGGCATTAAATGGGGTTAGCACTGGGGATAAAACTGCAGAAAAACTCGAGGAATGAAGAGGCATCACAATCTCCAATTACATGGCAATAGGGGTTGGTAGAGGGCGCTGATTAAAAAAGGCAACGAGATTATCAATCGCTAGGTTCGTCATCGCTTGACGTGTCTCTTGGGTAGCGCTGCCAATATGCGGCGTGAGTAAAACATTGGGGAGCTCTAAAAATTGTGGATCAGGATTGGGTTCGTTTTCAAAAACATCCAGGGCGGCTCCAGCAATCTTCCTGCCATGAAGTGCAGCCAACAAATCGGACTCGTTGATGACAGTGCCGCGAGCGACATTAATTAAGTAAGACGAGGGGCCTAAAGCCTCTAAGATCTCACGATGAATCATGCGCTCGGTTTCCTTGCCGCCGGGGCAGCACAGAATCAAGACATCACTCATTCTTGCTAGCTCAATTAATGAGGAAATGTATGGATAGGAGAGGTGCTTGTCATGTGGGCCATGGTAGGCAATCTTTACCTTAAAAGGTACAAGTCGCGCTGCGAGCTCTTGACCAATTCGTCCCATGCCCACGATCCCGATTGTTTTGCCAGCCAAGGAAGTTGTAAACGGAAAGGCCCCTTTACTCCAATTTTTATGAAGTACAAATTCATGTGCCCTCGGAATTTGACGCAGTAGGGCAAACAACATGCCGATCGTGAGTTCGCATACTGCATCGTTGAGGACCCCTGGCGTGTTCGATGCCATGATTCCTTTTTGCCTTAAATAATCGAGCGGAAGATTGTCATATCCAACGCCACAGCAGGCAATCATTTTGACTTGGGGCAATTGATCTAAAAGAGTGGGTGTGATGGGATAGCTGGGCCTAGTCAAAATCGCCTGAACATCCTTTTTTGGAATGGGACCTTGGGGGTCGGGCATCATCACTGGCGTTAAGCGACGCAAGACCTCATCTTGCATGATTTCAGGGAAAAATCCCACTTGTAATACGCTATTGACTGGAATCATGTCTCGATTCTATTTTTATTGGAATAATGTGACATTGTAAGTCGATATTTTTAACATTTTGGATACCAACCATTGAGCACCAATAACGACCCTAAAGCTGCATCACAAAGCACACCCCAAACTGGAATTCGCAAGGGCCTCACGCGTTACGGCGATACCGAATTTTCTCTATTCATGCGCAAAGCCTTTATCAAGGCGATGGGATTTAGTGATAGCGCTCTTGACCGGCCTATTATTGGAATCACGAACACGTATAGTGACTTCAACCCTTGCCATGGCAATGTGCCACAAATGATTGAGGCGATTAAGCGCGGTGTGATGCAGGCAGGGGGGATGCCGATGGTGTTCCCAACCATCTCGATTCATGAGTCATTTGCATTTCCAACCAGCATGTATTTACGCAATTTGATGGCGCTGGATACTGAAGAGATGATGCGCTCGCAACCAGTGGAT is a window from the Polynucleobacter sp. HIN11 genome containing:
- a CDS encoding 2-hydroxyacid dehydrogenase: MIPVNSVLQVGFFPEIMQDEVLRRLTPVMMPDPQGPIPKKDVQAILTRPSYPITPTLLDQLPQVKMIACCGVGYDNLPLDYLRQKGIMASNTPGVLNDAVCELTIGMLFALLRQIPRAHEFVLHKNWSKGAFPFTTSLAGKTIGIVGMGRIGQELAARLVPFKVKIAYHGPHDKHLSYPYISSLIELARMSDVLILCCPGGKETERMIHREILEALGPSSYLINVARGTVINESDLLAALHGRKIAGAALDVFENEPNPDPQFLELPNVLLTPHIGSATQETRQAMTNLAIDNLVAFFNQRPLPTPIAM